The Cervus canadensis isolate Bull #8, Minnesota chromosome 24, ASM1932006v1, whole genome shotgun sequence nucleotide sequence ACTGGGACCCGCGCCCGCACCGCAGCCCGGCCAGCCCGCTCCGCGCTCGCCTGCCGGTCGGCCCGGCGGCTCCGCGCACCCTCGCTGCCGCCCGTCTGCGCCCAGGCACCCCGCGGGCACCATGCACCTCTCCCAGCTGCTGGCCTGCGCCCTGCTGCTCGCGCTACTCTCGCAGCGGCCCTCCGAAGCCAAGCCCGGAGCGCCGCCGAAGGTGGGTTCTTTCGCGGGGACGTCGGAACCTGTGAGGGGCAATGGGAGGGCTGGTGTGCCTAGGAGGGTGTGGCGCACCGGGGTCGGGGGTGAGAGCAGTGGGGGCGGAAAGACGGCTCTCTCCCCTGAGATGCGCGCGGGGCACAGCTGGGGGGCCCTAGAAGCCCGGACTCGGGAAAGCGTCCACAAATGCGCAGCCCCGACCCCAGAGTGGGCAGCCCCGCAAGGGGCAAAAGAGAGGAGGGCAAAGGGCTCCCCGAGGGAGCGGACCACGGCGGCCCCGAGGCAGGTGGACGCAGGGCCAAGCAGCCCGGCACCTGTGACGGGCGTTCTCAGGACTCCGCGCCGGACCATCGGCGGCCCCGCAGAGTCCCCCGCGCTGCCGCGGTGTGTCCCTTCACCTGCCCGTCCTTTCCCTTGGAAGGTCCCGCGAACTCCACCCGGCGAGGAAGGGACCGAGCCCCAGGCTGCGGCCGGCGGTCAGAAGAAGGGCGACAAGACTCCCGGGAGCGGCGGCGCCAATCTCAAGGACGACCGGTCGCGACTGCTCCGGGACCTGCGCGTGGACACCAAGTCCCGGGCGGCGTGGGCCCGCCTCCTGCACGAGCACCCCAACGCGCGCAAATACAAAGGAGGCAACAAGAAGGGTTTGTCCAAGGGCTGCTTCGGCCTCAAGCTGGACAGGATCGGCTCTATGAGCGGCCTGGGATGTTAGTGAGGCGACCCCTGGCGGCGGTGAGTACCACCAACCCTGGCCTCTGGGCGCTCTTCACACCCAGCACCCCCGCGAAGCCCCCAGAACCAAGCCTGCACCCCCTCCCACAGGCCGCTTCCTCTCTGATCCCGTGGCCCTGGGACCTTTCCTCCTCGCGACCGGCCCATCCGGACATAGGATTGAGTGTGTGTGCTTGACTTTTGCCCCAGGGACTtttatcatcccattttacagatggagaaagtaAGGGGAAAGTAGTCGGGGAACTTTGGCAAGGTCAGAAATGGCTCAGCATGGATGAACCCATCTGACTTCCTCTGGAGAATCAGAGACAGTTTGGTGGGGTCCCACCCACCCCAGGACCACAAAGCAACCAGCAGCATTGGCCCCAGTTCAACTCGGGGGGCGGGGGATGGGCGAGGTTGAGGGGTGATCCTGGGTTTGTGGGAGCAAAGATGGAAGGGCATACATACAAGTCAAGGGTAAGTTCATTTGCCAGCCACTGCATCATGGTGCTGGGTAGTAAGCAGCCCAGGGGTCAGGACGGCTCCCTGGGTCTTGTTGTCCTTGTGATGGGACAGACTTGGGGTGACACCTGCCCCCTCCCAATAGACACAATAGCCACTTGTTAGCATCACCAGGGAGCATTTCAGCCCCAGAGCATTCTGATTCTTGTCTGGTCTCTAAACCGTGGCTGTGGTCAAGCTGGCCTGTCCAGGGTCCTGACGCTGCTGCAATCCATGTGACTTCAGGATCCAACCTCAGTGTTCGTGGCACTATTTCAgagcaaggaaacagaaactaaaataaatctttttttttgccCCAACCTCAAACTCAAACATATCCCAAACtgagctcctccccaccccctacccgCCACCCCCACCACACCTAGTCTCCACACCTGGGTTTTTGGCATGGCCTTCTCCCCCTCCACCAGGCTGGAAACCCCCGTGCTACCTTCTGCCCCTGCCGAGCGCTGCATCCTGGCAAGGTACTGGGCCAAGgtcctcccctcctttccccatcCTCTCCATCCCCACCGCCCATCAGTGTCCGTGGACAAACAGCATCCAACCTCCGGAACTGACATTCAGCTGCTTTAGAATCTGACCCCTCCTGGTGTCCAGCCTTGCCTGCGGCCAGCTGTTGTCGTTCCCTGTCCCACAGCCTTTCTGTCCCACTCCAGACCAAGCTGTTCTTTCATCCCAGAAGCGGTATCAGTGTCCACACTGACCTCCCCCCAGAGGACAAGAGCACCCCTCTCTGAAGCTCTCCAGCACAACACCTGAGGCTTCTATACAGAAAACCTCACCTGAGCTATAGTTGTCTGTGAACCTCCCCAAATGAACTCATGAGCACATTAAGGGCCAGATGCTAGCCAAAGATGATCTGGGGTCTGTAAGATGCCCAAAGGGGCTCTGAAAAATGTCTGTCAATGACTCACCAAACCTGC carries:
- the NPPC gene encoding C-type natriuretic peptide, with the translated sequence MHLSQLLACALLLALLSQRPSEAKPGAPPKVPRTPPGEEGTEPQAAAGGQKKGDKTPGSGGANLKDDRSRLLRDLRVDTKSRAAWARLLHEHPNARKYKGGNKKGLSKGCFGLKLDRIGSMSGLGC